A window from Solanum stenotomum isolate F172 chromosome 5, ASM1918654v1, whole genome shotgun sequence encodes these proteins:
- the LOC125865012 gene encoding thioredoxin-like 3-1, chloroplastic — MSILAPNSQILYREIYNRENQHLFLNSGGNLNIVKSYGFCFVDKRRGDWKKKIKREFRIHASWADLSRPAAVEMQPIESSEQLDQILDSAKELSQPIIIDWMAAWCRKCIYLKPKLEKLAAEFDTKLKFYYVDVNKVPQTLVKRGNISKMPTIQLWKDGEMKAEVIGGHKAWLVIEEVREMIKNFI, encoded by the exons atgtcaattttagCACCAAATTCCCAAATTTTGTACAGAGAAATCTACAATAGAGAGAATCAGCATCTGTTTTTGAACAGTGGAGGGAATCTAAATATTGTAAAATCATATGGATTTTGTTTTGTTGACAAAAGAAGAGGTGAttggaagaagaaaataaaaagggagTTTAGAATTCATGCCTCTTGGGCAGATTTGTCAAGACCAGCTGCTGTTGAGATGCAACCCATTGAGAGTAGTGAACAACTTGATCAGATTTTAGACTCTGCTAAAGAGCTTTCACAACCTATCATCATTGATTG GATGGCAGCTTGGTGCCGGAAATGCATATATTTGAAGCCTAAATTGGAGAAACTTGCTGCTGAGTTTGATACCAA ACTCAAATTCTACTATGTGGATGTCAATAAAGTGCCACAAACTTTAGTGAAGCGCGGAAACATCTCG AAAATGCCAACAATTCAG TTGTGGAAAGATGGGGAAATGAAAGCTGAGGTGATTGGAGGGCACAAGGCATGGCTTGTAATTGAAGAAGTGAGAGAAATGATCAAAAACTTTATATAG